The Streptococcus parasanguinis genomic sequence AGAATCGTCCATCACATTAAGCAAGTCTGTTTACTATATGATCAAAGTGACAATGGCAATGCTATTGGCTAGAATTGGTGGAGGATATAAGAAATAACATGTTAAATATTTGGTTAACCCTTACTGTAATTATTTTTATCGTTTATATTCTACGCCTAGTTGCAAAGAAAGTCGTTGAACTGAGAAATGTCATTTCTTGGCTCATTCTTTGTTTGCTATCGTTGCCAGTCATTTGGTTTCCTAATTTGATTGGAGCAATATCTTTATTTCTTGGTATTCAGACACTAAGTAACTTTATTTTTTTATTAAGTACATTTTTATTAATATTTTTAATTTTTTCATTAACTCGTACTGTATCAAAACAATCAGTACAGATTAAGAAATTGTCACAAACGATTGCTTTATTAAGAAGTGAGAATGAAAATGAACAATAAAGTAAATAGGAGTATTTATTTTTGGAATTTTGCAGGAAATATAGCAGCAGCTGCAGTCTCAATATTGTATTTGATTATTGTCTCTCGTTATACTTCCGCAAGTGATGCTGATAATTTTAGTTTGGCTTATGCAATTGGAAACCTATGGGTTGTAATTGGTATTTTTCAAGTTAGAAATTATCAGGCGACTGATTTGAAAGAAACGTACTCGTATTTGGAATATTGGCTAACTAGGGTTATTACAGTTTGTTTAATGTTAGTTTCACTATTTCCGTATTTATTTTTTAGTGGAAATAATGTTGGAAAAGGGGATTTATTTTTAATTATCATCCTAACAGTTATTTATCGTTCATGTGATGCTTTTTCTGATTTATTCCAAGGATTATTTCAACAACATGAACGTTTAGATATTGCAGGGAAATTAATGGTGCTTCGTTATAGTTTAAGCACAATCATTCTCCTAATTAGTTTGTTACTTTCAAATTCTTTAATTTTTTCTTTAATTTGTTTATGTTTTTTTAATGTTCTTTTTGTTTTTGGGGGTGATTACATCCAATCCAAACAAATAAGAACGATACCTTTTAATCAGATTTCATATGCTACATTTAAGCGATCAATTAGTATCATGAAAACTTGCCTTCCCTTGTTTGTTAACGGATTTTTATTGGTATATGTTTTGAATTATCCAAAACAAGTGATTGATAAGTTGCTAGTCGAGGGTGTATTACGTGAAGGTGCTCAAAGGGATTTCAGTATTCTATTCATGCCTGTTTTCTTTATGAGTTTATTTGTATTAGCATTAAGACCGTTAATTACCGATTTGGCAAAACAATGGTCAGAAAAAAAGTTTCATACGTTTAATGCTATGGTTCGAAAGATTTTATTATTACTTATGATTTTGGGACTAGTAGTATCAATACTGGCCTATTTGATAGGGATTCCAATTCTGAATATTATAAGTGGTATTGATTTATCAAATTATAGTTTATTACTTACTATTTTAGTGCTTTCCGGCTTTTTATATTCTATAGCTTCTGTCATAGGTGATTTTTTAATTATATTGAGGAAGCAAGTCTATCTACTCTATGTTTATATCGCAATGGCGTTGTTAACAAATCTTCTTACGCCTCTAGCGATGAGGGAGTTTGGCTTATTTGGAGCAGGGCTTAGTTTTGTTATGGTTATGTTATTTTACACAGTTGCGAGTTGGATTGTCTTTGTAATTATGAGAAGGAAGGAGATTCAAAAATATGAATCAGTGGAATGATCATACATTTGTAATCTGTGCTTATGGGGATAGTCCTTTTTTAGAGGATTGTATAAACTCGTTATTAAGCCAAACCGTAAAAAGTAATATTATTTTGTATACTTCTACTCCAAGTGTATTTATCGAAAGTATTTGCCAAAAATATGCTATTCCGTTTAATACAAGTGTAGGTGGTGGGATTGGGAAAGATTGGAATAATGCTTTATCTTTTGTTACTACCCAATATGCTACAATTGCCCACCAGGATGATTATTATGAACCAACTTATTTAATGGAGATTAAAGACAGGATAAAGAAGCATCAAGATGCTATCATTCTTTATTCTGATTATTTTGAAGAAAAAAATGGGGAGGTCATTAAACCGACTTCAAATCTAAAAATCAAATCATTAATGTTAAAAACAATCTCATTATTCCCTAAAACTAAGTGGTGGAGAAATCGGATTCTTGCTTTTGGAAATCCAATTTGTTGCCCTGCTGTAACTTATAATTTAGAATTGGTTAAGGGCTTTAGATTTGATGAGGAATGGAGAGTTAGTCTAGATTGGCTTGCCTGGTACCATTTGGCTAAATTT encodes the following:
- a CDS encoding lipopolysaccharide biosynthesis protein, which encodes MNNKVNRSIYFWNFAGNIAAAAVSILYLIIVSRYTSASDADNFSLAYAIGNLWVVIGIFQVRNYQATDLKETYSYLEYWLTRVITVCLMLVSLFPYLFFSGNNVGKGDLFLIIILTVIYRSCDAFSDLFQGLFQQHERLDIAGKLMVLRYSLSTIILLISLLLSNSLIFSLICLCFFNVLFVFGGDYIQSKQIRTIPFNQISYATFKRSISIMKTCLPLFVNGFLLVYVLNYPKQVIDKLLVEGVLREGAQRDFSILFMPVFFMSLFVLALRPLITDLAKQWSEKKFHTFNAMVRKILLLLMILGLVVSILAYLIGIPILNIISGIDLSNYSLLLTILVLSGFLYSIASVIGDFLIILRKQVYLLYVYIAMALLTNLLTPLAMREFGLFGAGLSFVMVMLFYTVASWIVFVIMRRKEIQKYESVE
- a CDS encoding DUF2304 domain-containing protein, translating into MLNIWLTLTVIIFIVYILRLVAKKVVELRNVISWLILCLLSLPVIWFPNLIGAISLFLGIQTLSNFIFLLSTFLLIFLIFSLTRTVSKQSVQIKKLSQTIALLRSENENEQ
- a CDS encoding glycosyltransferase family 2 protein, encoding MNQWNDHTFVICAYGDSPFLEDCINSLLSQTVKSNIILYTSTPSVFIESICQKYAIPFNTSVGGGIGKDWNNALSFVTTQYATIAHQDDYYEPTYLMEIKDRIKKHQDAIILYSDYFEEKNGEVIKPTSNLKIKSLMLKTISLFPKTKWWRNRILAFGNPICCPAVTYNLELVKGFRFDEEWRVSLDWLAWYHLAKFDGRFVYVPKKLMCHRIHEDSETSNTISDNTRTKEDYMMFKLFWPNGLAKCLNRFYKKSQDTNG